One genomic window of Mus musculus strain C57BL/6J chromosome 4, GRCm38.p6 C57BL/6J includes the following:
- the C77080 gene encoding uncharacterized protein KIAA1522 isoform b (isoform b is encoded by transcript variant 2): MGNSHHKRKAPSGPRTRSFWRFGRSAKRPAGSAKAESDNRQGAGPSQGPGSVGDELQDNVFFPSGRPPHLEELHTQAQEGLRSLQHQERQKLSKGGWDHGDTQSIQSSQTGPDEDTISIYSQKSYMTESSTAEDALSVRSEMIQRRGSTFRPHDSFPKSGKSGRRRRERRSTVLGLPQHVQKELGLRNNREAPGTPQPPGSRDAVRIPTVDGRPGLALGTGVRVSLQALEAETEAGTDAEAVIQRHIDRVYHDDTLVGRSTGARPPPLTRPMSLAVPGLTGGAGSPEPLSPAMSISPQATYLSKLIPHAVLPPTVDVVALGRSSLRTLSRCSLLSASPASVRSLGRFSSASSPRPRSRNASSSSDNWSHSQSSETIVSDGSTLSSKGGSEGQPEGSVASNNVAPPPPGGSGRGSPSGGSTAETSDTASIRSSGQLSGRSVSLRKMKRPPPPPRRTYSLHQRGSAVPDGPLGLPPKPERKQQPQLPRPPTAGGSSGVGAVSCPPSSAGTWGSGLSPGGSRRPPRSPERTLSPSSGYSSQSGTPTLPPKGLAVAPASPGKAQPPKPDRVTSLRSPGASVSSSLTSLCSSSSDPTPLDRSGPQMSTPLSDRFVIPPHPKVPAPFSPPPSKSKSSNQAAPVLAAPAVAPGQVSTIDTSPASPSMPQTTLTPAQESPVASKDESPPPSPPPSYHPPPPPTKKPEVLEEAPPPPEAAVEILPDPSWPPPPPPAPEEQDLSMADFPPPEEVFFNAGPELGPLESCSSEAAVPPAASLSQTPPPAPPPSSGSEPLARLPQKDSVGKHSGAPREDSGTPLVTPSLLQMVRLRSVGASTGIPNPSPGSSAPQKPLRRALSGRASPVTAPSSGLHAAVRLKASSLAASESPASALPTGIPEAEPRSPQSPASKASFIFSKGTKKLQLERPVSPEAQADLQRNLVAELRSISEHRPPPQAQKKPSKAPPPVARKPSVGVPPPSPSLPRTESLTAPSTNGLPHAEDRTNGELAENGGVQLAATEKMGSPGSDPQKKLV; the protein is encoded by the exons GCTCTGCTAAGGCCGAGAGTGACAACCGTCAGGGCGCAGGGCCCAGCCAGGGGCCAGGATCTGTAGGAGATGAACTTCAGGACAACGTTTTCTTCCCCAGTGGGAGACCTCCTCATCTGGAAGAGCTGCACACACAGGCCCAGGAGGGGCTCCGCTCCCTCCAGCACCAAG AAAGACAGAAGCTGAGCAAGGGCGGCTGGGACCATGGAGACACCCAGAGCATCCAG TCCTCCCAGACGGGGCCGGATGAAGATACCATCTCCATCTACAGCCAGAAGTCATACATGACGGAGAGCTCCACCGCGGAGGATGCGCTCTCCGTCCGCTCGGAGATGATTCAGCGCAGAG GCTCCACCTTCAGACCCCATGACTCATTTCCCAAATCTGGGAAGTCAGGAAGGCGACGGAGGGAGCGAAGGAGCACGGTGCTGGGGCTGCCTCAGCACGTGCAGAAGGAGCTCG GCCTGCGGAACAACCGTGAGGCACCGGGCACTCCACAGCCTCCTGGTTCACGGGACGCTGTCCGCATCCCCACGGTGGATGGTCGCCCCGGTCTGGCCTTAGGGACAGGGGTCCGAGTGTCCCTGCAGGCTCTGGAAGCAGAAACAGAGGCCGGCACAGATGCAGAGGCTGTCATCCAGCGCCACATCGACCGTGTTTACCACGATGACACGCTTGTTGGCCGATCCACGGGAGCCCGGCCACCGCCACTGACGAGGCCAATGTCTCTCGCAGTGCCTGGACTGACAGGAGGAGCAGGATCTCCAGAGCCACTGAGCCCAGCCATGTCAATCTCACCCCAGGCCACCTACTTGTCGAAGCTGATCCCGCACGCCGTGCTGCCGCCCACCGTGGATGTGGTGGCCCTGGGCCGCAGCAGCCTGCGCACTCTGAGCCGTTGCAGCCTGCTCTCTGCCAGCCCAGCTTCGGTTCGCTCCCTGGGCCGCTTCTCCTCGGCTTCCAGTCCACGGCCCCGCAGCCGCAACGCTTCCTCGTCCAGTGACAACTGGAGCCACTCTCAGTCCTCCGAGACCATTGTGTCTGATGGTTCCACTCTTTCCTCTAAGGGGGGCTCTGAGGGCCAGCCAGAAGGCTCTGTAGCTAGCAATAATGTGGCGCCCCCTCCTCCAGGCGGTAGTGGGCGGGGCTCCCCCAGCGGGGGTAGCACTGCGGAGACCTCAGACACGGCCAGCATCCGAAGCAGTGGGCAGCTGTCTGGCAGGAGTGTGTCCCTGCGTAAGATGAAACGGCCTCCCCCGCCTCCCCGCCGGACCTACTCCCTCCATCAGCGCGGCTCCGCAGTGCCTGATGGGCCCTTAGGGTTGCCGCCCAAACCTGAGCGAAAGCAGCAGCCACAGCTGCCTCGGCCGCCCACTGCGGGTGGCTCTTCAGGGGTGGGGGCAGTATCTTGTCCACCCAGCTCAGCAGGCACCTGGGGCTCTGGCTTGTCCCCAGGTGGCTCCAGGCGTCCCCCACGTTCCCCAGAACGGACACTTTCACCTTCAAGTGGCTACTCGAGCCAGAGCGGTACCCCAACTCTCCCTCCCAAGGGTCTGGCAGTTGCCCCTGCTTCCCCAGGCAAGGCTCAGCCCCCCAAACCAGATCGAGTGACATCCCTTCGATCTCCTGGGGCCTCTGTATCCTCTTCCCTTACATCTCTGTGTTCCTCTTCTTCAGACCCTACTCCTTTAGACCGCTCTGGCCCACAAATGTCTACCCCCTTGAGTGACAGGTTCGTCATACCTCCTCATCCCAAGGTGCCTGCTCCTTTCTCTCCACCACCTTCCAAGTCCAAGAGCTCGAACCAAGCTGCTCCTGTTCTGGCTGCCCCTGCTGTGGCTCCTGGGCAGGTGTCCACCATCGACACCAGTCCTGCATCCCCTTCCATGCCCCAGACAACCTTGACTCCAGCCCAGGAGTCTCCTGTTGCCTCCAAAGATGAGTCACCcccaccatccccacccccatcttaccATCCACCCCCACCACCTACTAAGAAGCCGGAGGTGCTGGAGGAGGCCCCACCTCCTCCGGAAGCTGCTGTGGAGATCCTTCCAGATCCCAGCtggccgccgccaccaccacctgcacCTGAGGAACAGGACCTGTCGATGGCTGACTTCCCCCCTCCTGAGGAGGTCTTCTTCAATGCAGGCCCTGAGCTTGGCCCTCTGGAGTCCTGCAGCTCTGAGGCTGCCGTCCCCCCAGCTGCTAGCTTGTCCCAGACTCCTCCGCCAGCTCCACCTCCTAGTTCTGGATCAGAACCTCTGGCCAGGCTCCCACAGAAGGACTCAGTGGGCAAGCACAGCGGGGCTCCCAGGGAGGATTCGGGCACGCCTCTGGTCACACCCTCGCTCCTGCAGATGGTCCGGCTTCGCTCTGTGGGTGCTTCCACAGGGATTCCGAACCCTTCTCCGGGTTCATCGGCCCCTCAGAAGCCTCTGCGAAGAGCCCTGTCTGGGCGCGCCAGCCCAGTGACTGCTCCCTCCTCTGGGCTCCATGCTGCCGTCCGACTCAAGGCCTCTAGCCTGGCTGCCAGTGAGAGTCCTGCGAGTGCTCTGCCCACTGGAATACCCGAGGCAGAGCCACGGTCGCCACAGTCTCCTGCCTCCAAGGCCAGCTTCATCTTCTCCAAGGGCACCAAAAAACTGCAGCTGGAGAGGCCCGTGTCCCCCgaggcccaggctgacctccagcgGAATCTGGTGGCTGAACTTCGGAGCATTTCAGAGCATCGGCCACCTCCCCAGGCCCAGAAGAAGCCTTCCAAGGCTCCCCCACCAGTGGCCCGCAAACCCTCAGTGGGAGTCCCTCCTCCGTCCCCCAGTCTTCCCAGGACGGAGTCTCTTACTGCTCCATCCACCAATGGGCTCCCTCACGCTGAGGACAGGACTAACGGGGAGCTGGCGGAGAATGGAGGTGTGCAGCTGGCTGCTACAGAGAAGATGGGCTCCCCTGGTTCAG ATCCACAGAAGAAACTGGTCTGA